A DNA window from Argopecten irradians isolate NY chromosome 10, Ai_NY, whole genome shotgun sequence contains the following coding sequences:
- the LOC138333794 gene encoding mitogen-activated protein kinase 6-like has protein sequence MADRFPSQHVSEDAEFRVDPRFTDLKRIGYGGNGIIYSATDSDCDKSVAIKKLCFVDKKSCKYVLREIRIMRRLQHENIVTVYEILGPNGFAMGRHGNININEMKNIYIIQELLDIDLYQLVQQGQLTEEHTRLFLYQLMRGLKYIHSANVVHRDLKPANLLINVDDMVLKIADFGLARVVDTEYSHKGFLTDGVGTCWYRSPELIVSPRDYTKAIDIWGVGCIFAEMLTCKPLFPGANEMDQMGQIIDALSLNDNEWNILTQVLPGSVLRQRSKAPKLSLRSNFKDFSADAVDLLEKLLVFCPGQRLTAEEALAHPYLQKYSCPEDEPIVIKSFHIEHEIDDLSPKILRKMINQESVEKPNHCGSHIEVTRVAEIKDSLVEKQDFCNKQESENLISSSQAASSLSSSKSVLKNSGISNDNQESIDDSLNSSTNSLTEIEIVPSDESCEEIILIEENYQKGMQLSVVVNLPDEENRKEQLSPKEEKSQEEKETEIKGDKNTQDVKYLSSPRSQGNKGLKNFTCPKVKDRLNEEKRAESPRDDKPNKLKGKIDLEGVRSKGRSKDKTKGDNSKHEKMKNNKNNKYSVETNPDFDSMYRLPTEHLMSQRRNSRRDQRIPQPTRVEDQLKLHEKLNEKLRLAELERDSCRCSGASGGNVTSPQSEFRDEIFEEHVRSRTGSGSSGSNASREDSPSCELPQRRFEH, from the exons ATGGCGGACCGATTTCCTTCTCAGCATGTCTCAGAAGACGCAGAGTTCCGAGTAGATCCACGTTTTACTGATCTAAAGCGAATCGGTTATGGTGGAAATGGCATCATATATTCAGCCACAGACAGTGATTGTGATAAATCAGTAGCCATTAAGAAGCTGTGCTTTGTGGACAAGAAAAGCTGCAAATATGTATTACGAGAAATTCGGATAATGCGACGTCTTCAACATGAAAATATAGTTACAGTATACGAAATTTTGGGCCCAAATGGTTTTGCAATGGGGCGTCATGgcaatatcaatattaatgaaatgaagaatatatacattatcCAAGAGCTTCTCGATATTGACCTCTACCAGCTTGTCCAGCAGGGTCAACTGACCGAGGAACATACTCGTCTATTTCTGTATCAGTTAATGCGAGGTCTCAAGTACATACATTCAGCCAACGTTGTCCATCGGGATCTCAAGCCTGCCAACCTCCTTATAAACGTAGATGATATGGTACTGAAGATAGCAGACTTTGGACTGGCCAGAGTTGTGGATACAGAATATTCACACAAG GGTTTCCTGACGGACGGTGTGGGTACCTGCTGGTACCGATCCCCGGAGCTAATCGTCTCCCCCAGAGACTATACTAAGGCTATCGATATCTGGGGAGTTGGATGTATCTTCGCCGAGATGCTGACCTGTAAGCCGCTGTTTCCTGGCGCTAACGAGATGGACCAGATGGGTCAGATCATCGACGCTCTGTCTCTCAACGACAACGAGTGGAATATTCTTACACAGGTCTTACCGGGATCAGTTCTCCGACAAAGGTCGAAAGCTCCCAAACTCTCGCTTAGATCTAACTTCAAAGATTTCAGCGCTGATG CTGTTGATCTGTTGGAGAAACTGTTGGTGTTCTGTCCTGGTCAGAGATTGACTGCTGAGGAAGCTCTCGCCCATCCCTATCTCCAAAAGTACAGCTGTCCAGAAGATGAACCAATCGTTATCAAATCCTTCCATATTGAACATGAG ATTGATGATTTGTCTCCAAAAATTTTGAGAAAAATGATCAACCAGGAATCAGTTGAAAAACCAAATCATTGTGGCAGCCATATTGAAGTTACCAGGGTAGCAGAAATCAAGGATTCCTTGGTGGAAAAACAGGATTTCTGTAATAAACAGGAGAGTGAGAATTTAATATCTTCGTCACAAGCAGCTTCCTCTTTGTCATCTTCGAAGTCAGTGTTAAAAAACTCAGGGATATCTAATGATAATCAGGAAAGTATTGATGACTCTCTCAACAGCAGCACCAACTCATTAACTGAAATTGAAATAGTCCCATCAGACGAATCATGTGAAGAAATTATACTCATAGAGGAAAATTATCAAAAGGGAATGCAGTTGAGTGTAGTGGTGAATTTACCTGATGAGGAAAACAGGAAAGAACAACTGTCTCCCAAGGAGGAGAAGTCTCAGGAGGAGAAGGAGACTGAAATTAAGGGAGATAAAAACACACAGGATGTAAAATATCTGTCTTCTCCAAGATCTCAGGGAAATAAGGGGTTAAAGAATTTCACATGTCCAAAAGTGAAAGATCGTCTCAACGAGGAAAAACGAGCAGAATCACCAAGGGATGACAAACCTAATAAACTGAAGGGGAAAATTGACCTTGAGGGTGTAAGGAGTAAAGGTCGCAGCAAAGACAAAaccaagggggataactctaaacacgaaaaaatgaaaaacaacaaaaacaataaatacagtGTTGAAACAAACCCAGATTTTGATTCAATGTATCGCTTACCAACAGAGCATTTGATGTCTCAAAGACGTAACAGCCGACGGGACCAACGAATTCCACAACCAACCAGAGTAGAGGACCAGTTAAAATTACACGAAAAGTTAAATGAAAAGTTGCGACTTGCTGAGCTAGAACGTGACTCTTGTAGGTGCTCAGGTGCCAGTGGTGGAAATGTGACATCTCCACAGTCAGAGTTTAGGGACGAAATATTTGAAGAGCACGTCCGTAGTCGTACAGGAAGTGGAAGTTCTGGATCAAATGCCTCTCGTGAGGACAGTCCAAGCTGTGAATTACCTCAGAGAAGGTTTGAACATTAA
- the LOC138333795 gene encoding phospholipase A and acyltransferase 4-like, producing MSFSSLNGSSHKIKGSFDCSSASSTGSSMSFRSGGQKSRINKSLNKRRQGDMIKIERTGFLHYAIYIGKDKVVDFVADNGGEVSERDLYETVGKSECAIDNYLDNEHKHYSEKEIVRRALLEIPEDHVYDLGRYNCEHFATWCRYGIKYCHQPCEVAATLGTIVQGSSLSS from the exons ATGTCTTTTTCATCTCTGAACGGATCAAGTCATAAAATCAAGGGGAGTTTCGATTGTTCTTCTGCTTCAAGTACCGGAAGTTCCATGTCTTTTAGATCTGGTGGTCAGAAGTCAAGGATAAATAAGTCTTTAAATAAAAGGAGACAAGGTGATATGATCAAGATAGAAAGGACAGGCTTTCTACACTATGCCATCTATATAG GCAAAGACAAAGTAGTTGATTTCGTGGCTGATAATGGTGGTGAAGTTAGTGAACGTGATCTATATGAAACTGTCGGTAAAAGTGAATGTGCAATCGACAACTATTTGGACAATGAACACAA GCATTATTCCGAGAAAGAGATCGTTCGGAGGGCATTGTTGGAAATTCCAGAAGACCATGTCTACGATCTTGGTAGATATAACTGTGAACATTTTGCTACGTGGTGTCGGTACGGGATAAAATACTGTCATCAGCCGTGTGAGGTGGCAGCTACTCTCGGAACAATAGTCCAGGGATCATCTTTATCATCATAG